From the genome of Terriglobales bacterium, one region includes:
- a CDS encoding DUF507 family protein — translation MRIETPRIENTGIRISRDKMNVLAKVATEALVQMEKVEFIEDRNTIRLELRRILEELLKEEMRIDQAARQKIDNQRRTILEGTQEWDILYRKYYNEEVKKLGI, via the coding sequence GTGAGGATCGAGACTCCCAGGATCGAGAACACCGGCATCCGCATCAGCCGCGACAAGATGAACGTCCTGGCCAAGGTCGCCACCGAGGCCCTGGTGCAGATGGAGAAGGTGGAGTTCATCGAGGACCGCAACACCATCCGCCTGGAGCTGCGCCGCATCCTGGAAGAGCTGCTGAAAGAAGAGATGCGCATCGACCAGGCCGCCCGCCAGAAGATCGACAACCAGCGCCGCACCATCCTGGAAGGCACCCAGGAGTGGGACATCCTCTACCGCAAGTACTACAACGAGGAAGTCAAGAAACTGGGCATCTAG
- a CDS encoding DUF507 family protein: MIFSKEYVGYLARQITDKLIAGEFIETADKQAVTDKLHAALLDELSLEDRINDDVRKILEEYQEEMRKTGASYQEMFKKVKNELVRKYRAVL, translated from the coding sequence ATGATCTTCTCCAAGGAATACGTGGGCTACCTGGCCCGGCAGATCACCGACAAGCTCATCGCCGGCGAGTTCATCGAGACCGCCGACAAGCAGGCGGTCACGGACAAGCTCCATGCCGCCCTGCTCGACGAGCTTTCGCTGGAGGACCGTATCAACGACGACGTGCGCAAGATCCTCGAGGAGTACCAGGAGGAGATGCGCAAGACCGGCGCCAGCTACCAGGAGATGTTCAAGAAGGTGAAGAACGAGCTGGTGCGCAAGTACCGGGCGGTGTTGTGA